The Atribacter laminatus genome contains the following window.
TCTGGTTGGAAGGGGTTGAACACATCAAGACCTATTTCAATGAGGTCGGGAAACAATTCATCAACCTTTCCGCAGCAATGGAGGAAAACCTTTCTCCCTCTGTTTTTAATGGAAGCATACATCTGTCCCATTCGAGGTTTAATAAATTTTCTCCACATGGCGGGTCCCATAATGAGTCCCCGTTGCCAACCCCAATCGTCACCAAAATAAACTCCATCAAATCCAATATCCAGTGCTTTTGATATGACTTTCAGATTATATTGAGTTATCTGGTCCATTAAATCTTCAATGAATTCGGGATTGGTAATCATATCAGTGAGGACATTCTCCATTCCCCGTAAAGACCAGGTCCGTTCGAATAGGGAATAAGACATTTTTAAAATGCAAAATTTATCTTTATTTTTTTCTAAAAAAGCTGGTAATGCTTGAAAGCGTCTGGGATCGTCTGGATCGGGGAATCGATACCCTTTGAAACTCGGTTGGGTAAAGACCGGAATCGGGTTTCCAATATCCGGGTCAATGGTGCGATTCCATACTACGCCCCATTCATCACGGATAAACCCTGGTTTTACTTCTTGAAAAGCATCGGGAGGCAGTGCCTTGGTAAAAGCCAAATGATTGCCGATTTTTTGTTCAAAATTTTGGTCATTCAAGTATTGAATCATTTTTTTACGAGCTGGAACAGTAAAATCTAAGTGGTGAGGAACTTTATCAATGGTATTGAATTCAAGAGCATTCAGCACCCTTTCGCGCTCATTCATGCCATTCCCTCCAAGGTGATGGTATTTGTTTTATCAGTGTAAATGAAAAGAGTGATTTTTTAAAGATTGAGGAGAATAAAATTAATATAAGGAATGGAAACATTTTATTAAATTGAGACAATAAAAGTTGACATCAGAAAAAAATATATATATGATAAATACATATAGTAATGACTCTTTAAGGTTTAGGCGGTGGCAAAATGCCGGTTCAGATGAATCCGTGGATGATTTCAAAAATTGTTTTATGGGTGTTGATAGCCATAGTAAGTACCTCTTTTTTGAGGAAAAATAAAGTTACATCCAAGGTACGTAATTATTTTCTTGTTGGAGGAGTGATAATTTTTGGTTTTATCTACGGAGTTGAGCCCAATCCGGTTAGTTCTTTAAGAAATCTATTAAAAAATGTATTCTTGCAGCAACGACTGTTACCAGCAATATTATTGGTGTTTGTAATTCTTTTGCTGGTTTCCTGGTGGTCAAACAAATCGATTTGTGGTTGGGGATGCCAATTTGGGTTGTTGCAGGACCTTCTTTACCGAGTTCCTTCTCGGAAAAGGAAACCACCCATCCGTCTTTCTCAGATTATAAGGCTTTTCTTTTTTGTGGGGTTGATTCTTGGTTTAGTTGTGTGGAAAATCGACTGGCTCGCTTTTATTGATCCTTTTGGAATTTTCCGCTGGTCTTTTTCTCAGCCGGTTATTTTAGGTATGAGTTTCGTGTCAGCGGTTTTAATCCTTTCGGTTTTTATTTATCGACCTTGGTGTCATTTCTTTTGTCCTTTCGGTTTCATTAGCTGGATAGTTGAACAAAAATCCTTAAATAAACCGGTTATTAATCTTGAAACCTGTAAACAATGTCAACTTTGTGTAAAAGCTTGTCCGGGAAATGCAATGGAGGACATATTGCACAACAAAAGATGGCGGTCAGATTGTTTTGCTTGCGGAGCTTGTATTGAAGCCTGCCGTTTTGATTCGATACATTGGGGGAGGAAATCTTTTTCAAGCAGAAGTTAATTTAGTTTTTAGGTGTTTTTGAGATATCAATTTTCTTATAATGATCGAGGATAGAATCAATAAGCTGCCGGTTTTTTTCCAGCCTTTCCATCCAGAGCTGAAGATATTTTTTGCCGCATTCCGTAATATGATAAACACGTCGAGCCGGTCCAATTTTTTCCACCGACCAATTAGATATTAACAGTTGTTCTTTTTCTAAACGTCTTAAAAAGCGATACAAAGCTCCAACATCAGGTTCTTCCCATCCAGGTATAACATTTCGGATTCTCTCTAAAAGCTCATAACCATAAGAGGGTTTTTCTGTAAGAAAAAGGAGAAGTATTGGTTCCAAAATTCGCTGTACTCCTGGACGACCGCTGGGAAAATTTTGAACAGTATTTGTCATGGTTATCCCTCAAAAAAGAAGTGAATTAACAAAAATCAAAGAAAATCCTCTAT
Protein-coding sequences here:
- a CDS encoding uroporphyrinogen decarboxylase family protein, with product MNERERVLNALEFNTIDKVPHHLDFTVPARKKMIQYLNDQNFEQKIGNHLAFTKALPPDAFQEVKPGFIRDEWGVVWNRTIDPDIGNPIPVFTQPSFKGYRFPDPDDPRRFQALPAFLEKNKDKFCILKMSYSLFERTWSLRGMENVLTDMITNPEFIEDLMDQITQYNLKVISKALDIGFDGVYFGDDWGWQRGLIMGPAMWRKFIKPRMGQMYASIKNRGRKVFLHCCGKVDELFPDLIEIGLDVFNPFQPEVMDIFAIKKHYQGKLSFYGGIGIQSLLPFGTVDEVKRGVQNILDEIGKYGGYIASPSHALPKDIPCENIIAMLDVLNNQS
- a CDS encoding 4Fe-4S binding protein, producing MPVQMNPWMISKIVLWVLIAIVSTSFLRKNKVTSKVRNYFLVGGVIIFGFIYGVEPNPVSSLRNLLKNVFLQQRLLPAILLVFVILLLVSWWSNKSICGWGCQFGLLQDLLYRVPSRKRKPPIRLSQIIRLFFFVGLILGLVVWKIDWLAFIDPFGIFRWSFSQPVILGMSFVSAVLILSVFIYRPWCHFFCPFGFISWIVEQKSLNKPVINLETCKQCQLCVKACPGNAMEDILHNKRWRSDCFACGACIEACRFDSIHWGRKSFSSRS
- a CDS encoding PadR family transcriptional regulator, which translates into the protein MTNTVQNFPSGRPGVQRILEPILLLFLTEKPSYGYELLERIRNVIPGWEEPDVGALYRFLRRLEKEQLLISNWSVEKIGPARRVYHITECGKKYLQLWMERLEKNRQLIDSILDHYKKIDISKTPKN